One genomic segment of Stenotrophomonas sp. 704A1 includes these proteins:
- a CDS encoding response regulator transcription factor — MRLLLVEDNPDLADAIIRRMRRSGHAVDWQADGLAAASVLRYQSFDLVVLDIGLPKLDGLRVLAGMRERGDSTPVLMLTARDGIEDRVQALDVGADDYLGKPFDFREFEARCRVLLRRARGQASEVVQIGGFQFDNAAHRVSLDGEPIELPNREYRLLEILVGRLGQVVGKDEIGNGLFGFDDEAGPNAIELYIGRLRRKLAGAPLRITTVRGVGYLLETSDDSADGDS, encoded by the coding sequence ATGCGCCTGCTGCTGGTCGAAGACAACCCGGACCTGGCCGATGCGATCATCCGACGCATGCGCCGCAGCGGGCACGCCGTGGACTGGCAGGCCGACGGGCTGGCCGCGGCCAGCGTGCTGCGCTACCAGAGCTTCGATCTGGTGGTGCTGGATATCGGCCTGCCCAAGCTCGATGGCCTGCGCGTGCTGGCCGGCATGCGCGAGCGCGGTGACAGCACGCCGGTGCTGATGCTGACCGCACGCGATGGCATCGAAGACCGCGTGCAGGCACTGGACGTGGGCGCCGACGACTATCTCGGCAAGCCGTTCGATTTCCGCGAGTTCGAGGCGCGCTGCCGGGTGCTGCTGCGCCGCGCCCGTGGCCAGGCCAGCGAGGTGGTGCAGATCGGTGGCTTCCAGTTCGACAACGCCGCGCACCGGGTGAGCCTGGACGGCGAGCCGATCGAACTGCCCAACCGCGAGTACCGGCTGCTGGAGATCCTGGTCGGCCGCCTCGGCCAGGTCGTGGGCAAGGACGAGATCGGCAACGGCCTGTTCGGCTTCGATGACGAAGCCGGTCCCAATGCCATCGAGCTGTACATCGGTCGATTGCGCAGGAAGCTCGCCGGCGCGCCGCTGCGCATCACCACCGTGCGCGGTGTCGGCTACCTGCTGGAAACCAGTGACGATAGCGCCGATGGCGACAGCTGA
- a CDS encoding OprO/OprP family phosphate-selective porin: MMALAALSAPALAAEDDRPVTATLGGRLHLDFATFDNDNRGTPNKDDTEIRRAWLDVSGRFFVVDYKLEADFSGDRVEAKDVYLSRSFGNAGKLTVGQFKQYFSLDDRTSSNYGSFLERGNAGTTLAPLYRLGASWQANPGDFTWAASIYSLESIDAWQVKGRAAGGRVTWAPSPSDGDVLHLGLSLAREAYDNPGASGAPGLKIRPRPAGHLSDESRLTLVDFSAGRDTDVNKWSLEYAQVRGPLSWQGEFSGATFDDGAQRGDVMAAYGMLSWFVTGESRAYDRKTGRFARVKNIRHKAGAFEVALRYDQMWGAQHLDGAPDLRRGSTEAWTLGGNWYLRDNLRFMLNVIESRNRDRLAGVTLDRTRAVTGRLQYDF, encoded by the coding sequence ATGATGGCCCTGGCTGCGCTGTCCGCGCCGGCCCTCGCCGCCGAAGACGACCGTCCGGTCACCGCCACCCTCGGTGGCCGCCTGCACCTGGACTTCGCCACCTTCGACAACGACAACCGCGGCACCCCGAACAAGGACGACACCGAGATCCGCCGCGCCTGGCTGGACGTATCGGGCAGGTTCTTCGTGGTCGACTACAAGCTGGAAGCCGATTTCTCCGGCGACCGCGTCGAGGCCAAGGATGTGTATCTCAGCCGCAGCTTCGGCAATGCCGGCAAGCTCACCGTCGGCCAGTTCAAGCAGTATTTCTCGCTGGATGACCGCACCAGCTCCAACTACGGCAGCTTCCTGGAGCGCGGCAACGCCGGCACCACGCTGGCGCCGCTGTACCGGCTGGGCGCGTCGTGGCAGGCGAACCCGGGTGACTTCACCTGGGCGGCCAGCATCTACAGCCTGGAAAGCATCGACGCCTGGCAGGTCAAGGGCCGGGCCGCCGGTGGCCGCGTCACCTGGGCGCCGTCGCCCAGCGACGGCGACGTGCTGCACCTGGGCCTGTCGCTGGCCCGCGAGGCGTACGACAACCCCGGCGCGAGCGGTGCCCCCGGGCTGAAGATCCGCCCGCGCCCGGCCGGCCATCTGTCGGACGAAAGCCGCCTGACCCTGGTCGACTTCTCCGCCGGCCGCGATACCGACGTCAACAAGTGGTCGCTGGAATACGCGCAGGTGCGCGGCCCGCTGTCCTGGCAGGGCGAATTCAGTGGCGCCACCTTCGACGACGGTGCCCAGCGCGGCGACGTGATGGCCGCCTACGGCATGCTCAGCTGGTTCGTCACCGGCGAAAGCCGCGCCTACGACCGCAAGACCGGCCGTTTTGCGCGGGTGAAGAACATCCGTCACAAGGCCGGTGCCTTCGAAGTGGCGTTGCGCTATGACCAGATGTGGGGCGCGCAGCACCTGGACGGTGCACCGGACCTGCGCCGCGGCAGCACCGAAGCATGGACGCTGGGGGGCAACTGGTACCTGCGCGACAACCTGCGCTTCATGCTCAACGTGATCGAGAGCCGCAACCGCGACCGCCTGGCCGGGGTCACGCTGGACCGCACGCGCGCAGTCACCGGCCGCCTGCAGTACGACTTCTGA